A segment of the Halovivax limisalsi genome:
CGGACGCCGACGGCGTCGACCGCGTCCAGGGTGATCGGACCGACGACGGCGACCTCGTGGACGCGGCGGCGGTCGACCCCGACGCCGTCTTCGACTGCGTGGCGTACTACCCGCGCGACGTCCGCCAGGCCACCACCGTCTTCGACGACGTCGACGCCTACGTCTACATCTCGAGCGGGTCGGCCTACGAGCGGGAGGATCTTCCCAAACGGGAGGCATCGACGCCGATCCACTCGTGCACGGCGGAGCAGGCGGTCAGCGACGCGGACGAGACCTACGGCCCGCGCAAGGCCGAGGGCGACCGGATCGTCTTCGAGGCCGCCGAGGACGGCGTCAACGCGATGAGCGTCCGGCCGCCGATCGTCTACGGGCCGCACGACTACACTGAGCGACTGGACTACTGGATCGACCGCGTCCACCGATTCGACCGGATCGTCGTCCCCGGAGACGGCACCAACGTCTGGCACCGAGTCTACGTCGAGGACGTCGCCAGCGGCATGCGCGTCGTCGCCGAGGAGGGCGACCCCGGCGAAGCGTACAACGTCGGCGACCAGCGCATGGTCACCCTCCGAGGCATGGTCGAGCTGATCGACAAGTCGTTGGCGGCGGTCGATTCCGATCACGATCCCGGCGTCGAGATCGTCACCGCGGGCCCGCGCGAACTCGCTGCGGCCGACATCGCGATGGACGACTTCATCCTCTACCGCGACCCGCCGCACATGCTCTCGACGGAGAAGGTCGCCCGCCTCGGCTGGGAGTCGACGCCCCTCTCGACCGCGATGGAACGATCCGTGGCGGACCACCTCGACTCGGATCGGACGGGTCGCGAACACGGCCCCGACCGCGCGGACGAAGAACGGGTACTCGGCGTCCTGGACACGCTGTAGCGCTCGTATCGCACTCCCTCGCCTGCTCGTTCGGCCACTGAACCGTCGATTGTTGCCGGCCGGGTCGGTCGCTCTTGGCTAGCCACTCGATTGTCCGGTTCGTCGGTTCGGCAGCCGTGGCGTTCGATGCTGGCGGGCGGGTCATGGGTGTCGACCGTGCGCCTGAATCCGGCTCGGAGTATTCAGTGCGGGTGCGATGGGGCCGATCGCATCGACGTGACGCCGCCGTCGGCCCGTGAGATCGTGCGCTCGATACTGTCCGCGAGTCCGGAACGAACGACTGACCGTCGACGGTCATTCTTCTGTGGACCGAATTGCGGTCGAAACCGGACGTTGAAGATAAAATCTTTTCATAGCGGGCGTCCGACGTTCCGATAACCCCTGGTGTCGCCATGGTAGAGATGGAAACTGCGGACATCGAGACGGACCTGAGCCTGTTCAAGTACGACAATCTGGAGCAGCTCCCGGCCGAGTACCGGACGCTGTCGGCGGCCGAGCGCGCGCCGCGCATCGAGTCGGCCCTCGAGGAGCTGGGCGACGAGGTGGTTGTCCTGGGCCACAACTATCAACGACGGGAGATCGTCGAGCACGCCGACTTCGTCGGGGACTCGTACGAGCTCTCGAAGCGGGCGGCCGAGGCCGACGCCGCGTACGTGATCTTCGGCGGGGTGACCTTCATGGCCGAGTCCGCCGACATCATCACGGACGACGACCAGACGGTGATCTTGCCGAGCATGGAAGCCTCGTGCCCGATGGCGGGGATGGCGGAGGCTCTGCAGGTCGACGCCGCGTGGGCCGAGATCACGGCCGCGGCGCCCGACGCCGACATCGTACCGATCACGTACATGAACTCCTACGCCGACCTGAAGGCGTTCTGTGCGAGTCAGGGCGGGCTCGTCTGTACCTCCTCGAACGCCCACCGCGCGTTCGAGTGGGCGTTCGACCGCGGCGACAAAGTCCTCTTTCTGCCCGACAAGCACCTCGGCGTGAACACGGCTCACCGCCTGGGGATGGAAGACGCCGTGGCGACGTGGGATCCCTGGGATCCCGAGGGGAAGGCCCCGAGCGAGGTCGCCGAGGCCGACATCATCTGCTGGGACGGCTACTGCCAGGTCCACGAGCGCTTCCGCGCCGACCACGTCGAACGAGTCCGCGACGAACACCCCGACGCGCGGGTGGTCGTCCACCCCGAGTGCCGTCGCGAGGTCGTCGAGGCCGCCGACGTCGTCGGCTCGACGAGCACGATCTGCGAGACGGTCGAGACCGCCGAGCCGGGCGAGACGTGGGCGATCGGCACCGAGATCCACCTGGCCGAGCACCTCGCGCGCTGGCACCCCGAGGTCGAGGTGCTCCCGCTCTGCGGCGACGCCTGCATGGACTGCAACGCGATGCGCCAGATCGACCCCAACTACCTGACGTGGGTGCTCGAAGAGCTCGTCGCCGGGCGCGAGCGAAACGTCATCGAGGTCGCCCCCGAGGAGAAGGAACTCGCGGGCGTCGCCCTCGAACGCATGCTTGAGGTCTGACGATGACGGGCGACTCACCGTCGACGACGAACGCTACCGCGGATGCGGATGGATCGGCCGAGTCGACCGACGCGGACCGCCCGGTCGAATCGACCGACGT
Coding sequences within it:
- the nadA gene encoding quinolinate synthase NadA yields the protein MVEMETADIETDLSLFKYDNLEQLPAEYRTLSAAERAPRIESALEELGDEVVVLGHNYQRREIVEHADFVGDSYELSKRAAEADAAYVIFGGVTFMAESADIITDDDQTVILPSMEASCPMAGMAEALQVDAAWAEITAAAPDADIVPITYMNSYADLKAFCASQGGLVCTSSNAHRAFEWAFDRGDKVLFLPDKHLGVNTAHRLGMEDAVATWDPWDPEGKAPSEVAEADIICWDGYCQVHERFRADHVERVRDEHPDARVVVHPECRREVVEAADVVGSTSTICETVETAEPGETWAIGTEIHLAEHLARWHPEVEVLPLCGDACMDCNAMRQIDPNYLTWVLEELVAGRERNVIEVAPEEKELAGVALERMLEV
- a CDS encoding NAD-dependent epimerase/dehydratase family protein encodes the protein MEHALVIGGTRFIGRHLVEELRDHDYEVTLFNRGNHENPFADADGVDRVQGDRTDDGDLVDAAAVDPDAVFDCVAYYPRDVRQATTVFDDVDAYVYISSGSAYEREDLPKREASTPIHSCTAEQAVSDADETYGPRKAEGDRIVFEAAEDGVNAMSVRPPIVYGPHDYTERLDYWIDRVHRFDRIVVPGDGTNVWHRVYVEDVASGMRVVAEEGDPGEAYNVGDQRMVTLRGMVELIDKSLAAVDSDHDPGVEIVTAGPRELAAADIAMDDFILYRDPPHMLSTEKVARLGWESTPLSTAMERSVADHLDSDRTGREHGPDRADEERVLGVLDTL